A segment of the Bacillus pseudomycoides genome:
GAGTACAATTACACTACGGAAAGAAGCAGTACTCGTTGTATTAGAGAAAAAGAAATTAACAGGAGTAGTCGCAAAAGTTGCCCTCGTATTAGATATTTCGGGATCAATGCGAACGTTATATAAAAACGGTACCGTACAAGAAGTTGTCGAACGTGTTCTTGCTGTAGCAAGTCAATTTGACGATGATGGTTCGCTAGATATTTGGGTATATGATAATGAATTTTCAAGGTTACCAGCCGTTACCGAAAAAGACTTTGCTAATTATGTAGAAAAACATATTTTAAATAACTCTGCCATCCATAAGTTTGGTCGAAATGAAGAACCACAAGTAATGGAAGATATTATTAAAAAGTACACGATTGAAGAGAAAAGCAAAGAACCTGCCTTTGTTATTTTTATTAACGATGGCGGCTGTAAAAAAGGAATTCAAAAACCAGTTGTATTCTCTTCTAACCAACCAATTTTTTGGCAGTTTGTTGGAATTGGAAACGGCAAATTTGATGTTCTTCGAAAACTCGATGAAATGGAAGGACGTTTCATTGATAACGCAAACTTCTTCTACATTCGCGATATCGAAAAAACAACAGATGGAACATTATATAATAACTTGTTAAATGAATTTCCACTGTGGATAAAAGAAGCGAAGAAGAAACGAATTTTATTCTAAAATACCAAATATTCATTACTTCGCTGACGATATGAAAGAAGTCCACAACAGTATCCACAAAGTAATGAGTTATCAACCAAAATGGGTCTTTGTTAGTCATGGCGGAATGTTACATGCTGGGGATATTAGAAAATACTTTTTGATAGGTGCAAATAAGAAAAAGGTGATATTTTGAAAATAGGAGAAAAGATACGTCAAATCCGAATACATCGCGAAATGACACAAGGAGAATTAGTAAATGGAATTTGTTCTATTCCATATTTAAGCCGTATTGAAAATGGAACTGCCAAACCTTCTCATTCTTTTTTAGAGAAGGTTTCGGCAAAACTGGATATTAGTGTGGATTATCTCACAAAGCAAAATAAAACTCACTTTGAAGAAGATATAGCAACGATTACGATAAAATATAAAGAGAATAACAAATTGACAGAAAGTGAAATTTCCCTTTTAGAATTACATACTCGGGAAATGCATACACTCCCAATTCTTTTACAGATTTTTGGCGTACTACTCCATTATTATGCTCGTACTAGCGCACCAAAGAAAGCTGATTCCATTTATCAACAAGCAATAAATCTAATACCTAATCAGCCTAATCCAATGTTTGCTGAAGACTTTTCTTATTATTACATAGCATGTGGTAATTATTTTTATATGAAACAAGATTTTATTAAAACAAATGAATACTACGAGCAGGCAAATCAATTATTAACTACGGAAGAAAACTTACAAAGGGCTAAGTTATACTATAATATGAGCCTAGTTAAACAACGTCTCATTAAAAACCAAAGTGTGAGCCGGAAATATTCAAAAAAAGCATATGAAATATATAGCAAGTTAAATAACAAAGTTTTCATATCAGATACGCTTATTACAATTGCTGTACAATATCATCTTGATGAAAGATACGAAGAATCTTTACAATACTTAAAAGAAGCTGAACAATATGTAAAAGAACTGCACGATCCTGCTATGCATTTTGCAATGATTTATTACAATTACGGAAGAGTATATCAAGGGTTAGAAAAATTCAATCAAGCAATTCAACATTTCAACCACTCCTTACAAGTAAATGCAGCACTCGATCGGCAAAAGGCAAACATCTACTCATTGCGAAGTCTCATTGAAATTTACTTACACT
Coding sequences within it:
- a CDS encoding VWA domain-containing protein, whose translation is MSTITLRKEAVLVVLEKKKLTGVVAKVALVLDISGSMRTLYKNGTVQEVVERVLAVASQFDDDGSLDIWVYDNEFSRLPAVTEKDFANYVEKHILNNSAIHKFGRNEEPQVMEDIIKKYTIEEKSKEPAFVIFINDGGCKKGIQKPVVFSSNQPIFWQFVGIGNGKFDVLRKLDEMEGRFIDNANFFYIRDIEKTTDGTLYNNLLNEFPLWIKEAKKKRILF
- a CDS encoding tetratricopeptide repeat protein, whose translation is MTQGELVNGICSIPYLSRIENGTAKPSHSFLEKVSAKLDISVDYLTKQNKTHFEEDIATITIKYKENNKLTESEISLLELHTREMHTLPILLQIFGVLLHYYARTSAPKKADSIYQQAINLIPNQPNPMFAEDFSYYYIACGNYFYMKQDFIKTNEYYEQANQLLTTEENLQRAKLYYNMSLVKQRLIKNQSVSRKYSKKAYEIYSKLNNKVFISDTLITIAVQYHLDERYEESLQYLKEAEQYVKELHDPAMHFAMIYYNYGRVYQGLEKFNQAIQHFNHSLQVNAALDRQKANIYSLRSLIEIYLHLKEWEQINKIMPEAIKILEAYDMPSVYIEIHAYKAHLYKIQGDSYSYEKEMQRIIDFGIDNRQYIQVKKLATELGDHFYGLRAYKLGAKYFKIALQCDLDIEDFQNNF